A stretch of the Malus sylvestris chromosome 10, drMalSylv7.2, whole genome shotgun sequence genome encodes the following:
- the LOC126586827 gene encoding probable xyloglucan endotransglucosylase/hydrolase protein 10 produces the protein MTENNRIIIFIGLFLTLISTRTVDASVVSTGDFNKDFFVTWSPGHVNTSADGKTMSLKLDQESGAGFASNQMFLFGQIDMQIKLVPGHSAGTVVAYYLTSDQPNRDEVDYEFLGNVEGKPYILQTNIFADGLDDREERINLWFDPTKDFHTYSILWNLHQIVFMVDWVPIRVYRNHADKGVAFPRWQPMSIKASLWNGDSWATGGGRDKIDWSKGPFIASFRNHTIDACVWKGNARFCRAESPTNWWNEERFSTLSNAQRRLFKWVRKYHMIYDYCEDKERFQGNLPKECSLPKY, from the exons ATGACTGAGAATAACAGGATTATCATCTTTATTGGGCTTTTTCTTACTTTGATATCGACTCGAACCGTAGATGCCTCCGTTGTTTCAACAGGTGACTTCAACAAAGATTTCTTTGTCACATGGTCTCCTGGCCATGTAAACACTTCAGCTGATGGCAAGACCATGAGTTTGAAGCTCGACCAAGAATCCG GTGCTGGTTTTGCTTCAAACCAGATGTTTTTATTTGGACAAATTGACATGCAGATTAAACTAGTACCAGGCCATTCAGCAGGCACAGTTGTGGCCTATTAT TTAACATCTGATCAACCTAACCGTGATGAGGTAGACTATGAGTTCCTTGGCAATGTTGAAGGCAAACCATATATCCTTCAAACAAACATTTTCGCTGACGGGTTGGATGACCGTGAAGAGAGGATCAATCTATGGTTTGATCCAACAAAGGACTTCCATACCTATTCCATATTATGGAACCTTCACCAAATTGT ATTTATGGTGGATTGGGTTCCAATTAGAGTATACAGAAACCATGCAGACAAGGGTGTAGCATTTCCAAGGTGGCAGCCAATGAGCATCAAAGCCAGCCTATGGAACGGCGACAGCTGGGCAACAGGAGGCGGGCGCGACAAAATCGATTGGTCGAAAGGCCCCTTCATAGCTTCATTCAGAAACCACACGATTGATGCCTGTGTTTGGAAGGGAAATGCTAGATTTTGTAGGGCAGAGAGCCCTACAAACTGGTGGAACGAGGAGAGGTTTAGTACCCTATCAAATGCACAGAGAAGGTTGTTCAAGTGGGTTAGGAAGTACCACATGATTTATGACTATTGCGAAGATAAGGAGAGGTTCCAAGGCAACCTTCCAAAGGAGTGTTCTCTACCTAAATactga
- the LOC126584140 gene encoding uncharacterized protein LOC126584140, giving the protein MGNTSKDLLQLEHKKASTSPLESTLLVCKNASTKKAQPEGKPIPALPLPKSQVLGQVRDFLGVISEANERLYRDAKDNPENYDIEVLTGNESEVINMELMLGVADLQTPEAVTAAESAISGCQPVIPLAVNSSGEESEDSSDDDSSSKDGDDEDSSDDSSSEDSFDEDSDDIKDDTSDKDDKKTCFHAKLKTREPDQDNALSEDVGNNRSKKRPRIVELS; this is encoded by the exons atggGAAATACAAGCAAAGACCTTCTGCAATTGGAGCACAAAAAGGCTTCAACTTCACCCttag AAAGCACGCTACTTGTTTGTAAAAATGCCTCAACGAAGAAAGCTCAACCCGAAGGGAAACCCATCCCTGCTCTTCCTCTTCCCAAAAGCCAAG TTTTGGGACAAGTAAGGGACTTTTTGGGAGTCATATCAGAAGCTAACGAACGACTATACCGGGATGCAAAG GATAATCCAGAAAACTATGATATTGAAGTGCTCACGGGCAATGAATCTGAAGTCATTAAtatg GAGTTGATGCTGGGCGTTGCTGATCTTCAAACTCCTGAGGCTGTGACTGCTGCTGAATCTGCAATTTCTGGTTGTCAGCCTGTTATACCATTAGCCGTCAACAGTAGCGGAGAGGAATCAGAGGATAGCAGCGATGATGACAGTAGCAGCAAGGATGGTGATGACGAAGATAGTTCCGACGACAGTAGCAGCGAAGATAGTTTCGATGAAGATAGTGATGATATCAAAGATGATACAAGTGATAAAGATGATAAGAAAACATGCTTTCATGCGAAACTCAAAACACGCGAGCCTGATCAAGATAATGCTTTGAGTGAAGATGTTGGTAACAATCGGTCCAAAAAACGACCAAGAATTGTTGAGCTCTCATGA
- the LOC126587314 gene encoding pathogenesis-related leaf protein 6-like yields MALWVAVLCIVVTALSQVHPSHAQNSQQDFLNAHNAARAQVNVPDIVWDNAVAAYAQNYANSRIGDCNLVHSNSNGTYGENLAKGSGSFTGVAAVNLWVAEKPNYDYNSNSCVGGQQCLNYTQVIWKNSVKLGCARVQFRVIWKNSVKLGCARVQCTNGWWFVTCNYSPPGNYVGQRPY; encoded by the coding sequence atGGCGTTGTGGGTTGCAGTTCTTTGTATCGTGGTCACGGCACTAAGTCAAGTTCATCCCTCTCATGCTCAAAACTCACAGCAAGACTTCCTCAACGCACACAACGCGGCGCGAGCGCAAGTCAACGTGCCGGATATCGTGTGGGACAACGCCGTAGCGGCGTATGCTCAAAACTACGCCAACTCGAGAATTGGTGACTGCAATTTGGTGCATTCGAATTCCAATGGGACTTACGGCGAGAACTTGGCTAAAGGGAGTGGCTCGTTCACGGGCGTGGCGGCTGTGAACTTGTGGGTGGCGGAGAAGCCTAACTAcgattacaactctaattctTGTGTTGGTGGGCAGCAATGCTTGAATTACACGCAAGTGATTTGGAAGAACTCGGTTAAGTTGGGGTGTGCTAGGGTTCAGTTTAGGGTGATTTGGAAGAACTCGGTTAAGTTGGGGTGTGCTAGGGTTCAGTGTACCAATGGGTGGTGGTTTGTGACTTGCAACTATTCCCCACCTGGAAACTACGTTGGGCAACGTCCTTATTGA